One window from the genome of Hyperolius riggenbachi isolate aHypRig1 chromosome 6, aHypRig1.pri, whole genome shotgun sequence encodes:
- the LOC137522209 gene encoding uncharacterized protein: protein MFPDLSTCLPLIHFIHTLIRTCLPPSSTPASPLIHTCLNFIHTCLTLIHTCLLLIHTCFPSSTPASPLIHTCLTLIHTCLPLIHTCLPLIHTCLPLIHTCFSPHPHLPPPHPHLLFPSSTPASPLIHTCLTLIHTCLPLIHTCLPLIHTCLPLIHTCFSPHPHLPPPSSTPASPLIHTCFSPHPHLLLPSSTPASLSSTPASPLIDTCFSPHSHLPHPHPHLPHPHPHLPHPHPHRPHPHPHLPGLPSSTPASPSSTPASPLIYTCFSPHSHLPHPHPHLPPPHPHLTPPHPHLLYPHPHLPSPHPHLLLSSSTPAFPSSTPASLLIHTCFTLIHTCLPLIHTCFSPHPHLLYPHPHLPPPHPHLPPPHPYLPYPHPHLPYPHPHLLLSSSTPASPYPHLTPPHPHRLLPSSTPASPLIHTCLPLIHTCFTLIHTCLFLIHTCFSPHPHLAYPHPHLLLPSFTPALPSSTPDSLLIHTCFSLNSHLPYPHPHLHLPSFTPALPSSTPAWLTLIHTCFSPHPHLPGLPSSTPASPLIHTCLAYPHPHLLLPSFTPALPSSTLAWLTLIHTCFSPYLHLPPSHSLYPHLLHPHPHLHLSSFTPALPSSTPALPSSTSASPLIHTCLTLIHTCLTLIHTCLTLIHTCLTLIHTCFSPHSPLPYPHPHLPPPPALPSSTPASPSSTPASPLIHLCLTLIHTCLPHLPYPHPHLPYPHPHLPASPSSTPTTPIYTCLALIHTCLGLGVCSCSANQ, encoded by the coding sequence ATGTTCCCAGACCTCAGTACCTGCCTCCCTCTCATTCACTTCATCCACACCCTCATTCGCACCTGCCTCCCCCCCTCATCCACACCTGCTTCTCCCCTCATTCACACCTGCCTCAACTTCATCCACACCTGCCTCACCCTCATCCACACCTGCCTCCTCCTCATCCACACCTGCTTCCCCTCATCCACACCTGCTTCTCCCCTCATTCACACCTGCCTCACCCTCATCCACACCTGCCTCCCCCTCATCCACACCTGCCTCCCCCTCATCCACACCTGCCTCCCCCTCATCCACACCTGCTTCTCCCCTCATCCACACCTGCCTCCCCCTCATCCACACCTGCTTTTCCCCTCATCCACACCTGCTTCTCCCCTCATTCACACCTGCCTCACCCTCATCCACACCTGCCTCCCCCTCATCCACACCTGCCTCCCCCTCATCCACACCTGCCTCCCCCTCATCCACACCTGCTTCTCCCCTCATCCacacctgcctcccccctcatCCACACCTGCTTCTCCCCTCATCCACACCTGCTTCTCCCCTCATCCACATCTGCTTCTCCCCTCATCCACACCTGCCTCCCTCTCATCCACACCTGCTTCTCCCCTCATCGACACCTGCTTCTCCCCTCATTCACACCTGCCTCACCCTCATCCACACCTGCCTCACCCTCATCCACACCTGCCTCACCCTCATCCACACCGGCCTCACCCTCATCCACACCTACCTGGCTTACCCTCATCCACACCTGCCTCCCCCTCATCCACACCTGCTTCTCCCCTCATCTACACCTGCTTCTCCCCTCATTCACACCTGCCTCACCCTCATCCACACCTGCCTCCCCCTCATCCACACCTGACTCCCCCTCATCCACACCTGCTTTACCCTCATCCACACCTGCCTTCCCCTCATCCACACCTGCTTCTCTCCTCATCCACACCTGCCTTCCCCTCATCCACACCTGCTTCTCTCCTCATCCACACCTGCTTTACCCTCATCCACACCTGCCTCCCCCTCATCCACACCTGCTTCTCTCCTCATCCACACCTGCTTTACCCTCATCCACACCTGCCTCCCCCTCATCCACACCTACCTCCCCCTCATCCATACCTGCCTTACCCTCATCCACACCTGCCTTACCCTCATCCACACCTGCTTCTCTCCTCATCCACACCTGCCTCCCCTTATCCACACCTGACTCCCCCTCATCCACACCGGCTTCTCCCCTCATCCACACCTGCTTCTCCCCTCATCCACACCTGCCTCCCCCTCATCCACACCTGCTTTACCCTCATCCACACCTGCCTCTTCCTCATCCACACCTGCTTCTCCCCTCATCCACACCTGGCTTACCCTCATCCACACCTGCTTCTCCCCTCATTCACACCTGCCTTACCCTCATCCACACCTGATTCTCTCCTCATCCACACCTGCTTCTCCCTTAATTCACACCTGCCTTACCCTCATCCACACCTGCATCTTCCCTCATTCACACCTGCCTTACCCTCATCCACACCTGCCTGGCTTACCCTCATCCACACCTGCTTCTCCCCTCATCCACACCTGCCTGGCTTACCCTCATCCACACCTGCTTCTCCCCTCATCCACACCTGCCTGGCTTACCCTCATCCACACCTGCTTCTCCCCTCATTCACACCTGCCTTACCCTCATCTACACTTGCCTGGCTTACCCTCATCCACACCTGCTTCTCCCCTTATTTACACCTTCCTCCCTCTCATTCACTCTATCCACACCTGCTTCACCCTCATCCAcacctgcatctctcctcattcACACCTGCCTTACCCTCATCCACACCTGCCTTACCCTCATCCACATCTGCTTCTCCCCTCATTCACACCTGCCTTACCCTCATCCATACCTGCCTTACCCTAATCCACACCTGCCTTACCCTCATCCACACCTGCCTTACCCTCATCCACACCTGCTTctcccctcattcacctttgcctTACCCTCATCCACACCTGCCTCCCCCACCTGCCTTACCCTCATCCACACCTGCCTCCCCCTCATCCACACCTGCTTctcccctcattcacctttgcctTACCCTCATCCACACCTGCCTCCCCCACCTGCCTTACCCTCATCCACACCTGCCTTACCCTCATCCACACCTGCCTGCCTcaccctcatccactcctacaaccCCCATCTACACCTGCCTCGCCCTCATCCACACCTGTCTTGGCCTTGGGGTGTGTTCATGTTCAGCCAATCAATGA